In Corynebacterium guangdongense, one DNA window encodes the following:
- the rplR gene encoding 50S ribosomal protein L18: MSNTAENKRKPIGKDIATRRREARARRQFSIRKNLRGTSEVPRLVVHRSSRHMTAQVIDDLAGHTLASASTMEADVRGFEGDKKAKGAMVGELIAERAKAAGIEKVVFDRAGYKYHGRVAALADAAREGGLKF, encoded by the coding sequence ATGAGCAACACTGCAGAAAACAAGCGCAAGCCGATTGGCAAGGACATCGCGACTCGTCGTCGCGAGGCCCGTGCACGTCGCCAGTTCAGCATCCGCAAGAACCTGCGTGGCACCTCCGAGGTCCCGCGTCTGGTTGTCCACCGCTCTTCTCGTCACATGACCGCTCAGGTCATCGACGATCTCGCGGGCCACACCCTGGCCTCCGCCTCCACCATGGAGGCAGACGTCCGTGGCTTCGAGGGCGACAAGAAGGCCAAGGGCGCGATGGTCGGCGAGCTGATCGCCGAGCGCGCCAAGGCTGCCGGCATCGAGAAGGTCGTCTTCGACCGCGCCGGTTACAAGTACCACGGTCGCGTCGCCGCTCTGGCTGACGCCGC
- the rplF gene encoding 50S ribosomal protein L6: MSRIGKEPIVLPKGVDVTIDGQHVSVKGPKGTLTLDVPAPITVAQEDDQIVVSRPDDNRENRGLHGLSRSLINNLVVGVTEGYKIKMEIFGVGYRVQQKGKDLEFSLGYSHPVLIEAPENITFAVDGNTKLSIEGIDKQQVGQIAANIRRLRKDDPYKGKGIRYEGEQVRRKVGKTGK; the protein is encoded by the coding sequence ATGTCTCGTATTGGTAAGGAACCCATCGTCCTCCCGAAGGGCGTTGACGTCACCATCGACGGCCAGCACGTCTCCGTCAAGGGCCCGAAGGGCACCCTGACTCTCGACGTCCCGGCACCGATCACCGTTGCCCAGGAAGACGACCAGATCGTCGTCTCCCGTCCGGATGACAACCGCGAGAACCGCGGTCTTCACGGTCTGTCCCGCTCGCTCATCAACAACCTGGTTGTCGGTGTCACCGAGGGGTACAAGATCAAGATGGAGATCTTCGGCGTCGGTTACCGTGTCCAGCAGAAGGGCAAGGACCTCGAGTTCTCGCTCGGCTACTCCCACCCGGTCCTGATCGAAGCTCCGGAGAACATCACCTTCGCGGTTGATGGCAACACCAAGCTCTCGATCGAGGGTATTGACAAGCAGCAGGTCGGGCAGATCGCCGCTAACATCCGTCGTCTGCGTAAGGATGACCCGTACAAGGGTAAGGGCATCCGCTACGAGGGTGAGCAGGTCCGCCGCAAGGTCGGAAAGACGGGTAAGTAA